The following proteins come from a genomic window of Paenibacillus spongiae:
- a CDS encoding aminoglycoside phosphotransferase family protein, translating into MEKVLGSGYIIERVTRMHGGAQKVVYRIDCRNGFTCVLYVWDLTMNYFQEEIANGQTDDQPYGGRLFELNNTYLTRRGVRTPALYDLNQDRDRYPFDYALVQYVEGPKAEAYFQHADSRVKAALFEQLGEMLTIMHGDERASHGELSRFGLHPRACHLQQLENANVQLAYAARHMDSIGANQSKLLDKLNELEARIEPRNRYGFIHGELGPDHVLVNDKLEPYLIDIEGASFFDIEHEHSFLEFRFGEYYRYLKNDALDSDRMLFYRFHHHLSLISGGLKLLHRGFPDQRFARELAGAHARSALQFIGQ; encoded by the coding sequence ATCGAGAAGGTGTTAGGTTCCGGTTATATTATAGAGCGTGTAACGAGAATGCATGGCGGTGCGCAGAAGGTGGTCTACAGGATCGATTGCAGGAATGGATTCACCTGTGTACTTTATGTATGGGATTTGACCATGAACTACTTTCAAGAAGAAATCGCAAACGGACAAACGGACGATCAGCCCTATGGCGGACGGTTATTTGAATTGAACAACACGTATTTGACCCGGCGGGGCGTCCGAACCCCCGCACTGTATGATCTGAATCAGGACCGGGACCGCTACCCCTTCGATTATGCTCTCGTTCAATATGTGGAGGGACCGAAAGCCGAAGCCTATTTCCAACATGCAGATTCACGGGTTAAAGCGGCTTTATTCGAACAATTGGGTGAAATGCTGACCATAATGCATGGGGATGAGAGGGCTTCCCATGGAGAGCTGTCCCGGTTCGGGCTCCATCCAAGAGCTTGTCATCTGCAGCAGCTTGAGAATGCCAACGTGCAGTTAGCTTATGCCGCCCGGCATATGGACAGCATCGGAGCCAATCAAAGCAAGCTGCTCGACAAGCTGAACGAGCTTGAAGCGCGAATAGAGCCCAGAAACCGCTACGGATTCATTCATGGAGAGCTGGGGCCGGATCATGTATTGGTGAATGACAAGCTGGAGCCTTATTTGATCGACATCGAGGGAGCTTCGTTCTTCGATATAGAGCATGAGCACAGCTTCTTGGAATTTCGCTTCGGGGAATATTACCGCTATCTGAAGAACGACGCTCTCGACTCTGACCGGATGCTGTTCTACCGGTTCCACCATCATCTGTCGTTAATATCGGGGGGATTGAAGCTGCTCCATAGAGGCTTCCCGGATCAACGATTCGCCAGGGAGCTTGCCGGCGCGCACGCCCGCAGCGCGCTGCAGTTTATCGGCCAGTGA
- a CDS encoding class I SAM-dependent methyltransferase has product MLEQNEILQLNKKGWNRVAEQFFEGSFDVLKYGSYAPSEEQLNLLGEVQNRVILEIGCGSGHTLEYLANRGARELWGVDLSGKQIETARDVVSKLNAAVNLIESPMEEIAGLPMNYFDIALSVYALGWTVNLPKTLHNIYGSLKPGGIFVFSWEHPIHSVVEYHDEQLRFRRSYVTEGAEQHDSWRGTPIVMHNRKMSTFINTLIAAGFRIDQVIEDSNVADDDSVSPAKWYSGTKARMIPSTLIIQCHKPC; this is encoded by the coding sequence ATGCTGGAACAGAATGAAATTTTGCAATTAAACAAGAAGGGTTGGAACAGAGTAGCCGAGCAGTTTTTCGAAGGCTCCTTCGACGTCCTGAAATACGGATCCTATGCACCCTCGGAGGAACAGCTGAACCTGCTGGGCGAAGTTCAAAACCGCGTCATTCTGGAAATCGGCTGCGGCAGCGGACATACGCTGGAGTATCTTGCGAACCGCGGAGCACGCGAGCTGTGGGGCGTAGATTTATCAGGCAAGCAAATCGAGACCGCCCGGGATGTCGTTTCCAAGCTGAATGCCGCCGTCAACCTGATTGAATCACCCATGGAGGAGATAGCAGGCCTTCCTATGAATTATTTTGACATTGCCCTCTCGGTCTATGCGCTGGGTTGGACCGTAAATTTGCCCAAGACACTGCATAATATCTACGGCAGCCTTAAACCAGGCGGCATATTCGTATTTAGCTGGGAGCACCCCATCCACAGCGTGGTCGAATATCACGACGAGCAATTGCGGTTCAGACGCTCCTATGTGACCGAAGGCGCCGAACAGCACGACTCTTGGAGAGGCACCCCCATCGTCATGCACAACAGGAAGATGAGCACCTTCATCAACACCCTGATCGCCGCCGGGTTTCGTATCGATCAAGTCATCGAAGATTCAAATGTAGCGGATGACGATTCGGTCAGCCCGGCAAAATGGTATTCCGGCACGAAAGCGAGGATGATTCCATCCACGTTGATTATCCAGTGCCATAAACCCTGCTAG
- a CDS encoding permease prefix domain 1-containing protein, with translation MSHIHNHVDHLFRGYRQTKQVAELKKEILSNLEAKAADLMAAGVPQSEAIRQAIASIDNVDFLMDGRKKIELLPYCLELVQIALLYMLVAWVATIPLGLLGRLGQLNFFLLVIVIVAGLLFLALLFGKKMINRRIVSTYNYKAALRARRLAWLLWGLYILLMTLNTTALEFGSNLWFSRPVSISGPYQFAVLGIRYALPFISIVIPLLIHASLKLVHKYEAGDLQ, from the coding sequence ATGAGCCATATACATAATCATGTTGACCATTTGTTTAGAGGTTATAGGCAGACGAAGCAGGTAGCGGAGCTGAAGAAGGAGATCCTGAGCAATCTGGAAGCGAAGGCTGCCGATCTGATGGCGGCTGGCGTTCCACAATCGGAAGCGATCCGTCAGGCAATAGCAAGTATAGATAATGTGGATTTTCTGATGGATGGCCGCAAAAAAATCGAACTGCTCCCCTACTGCCTGGAATTGGTGCAGATTGCCCTGCTGTATATGCTTGTCGCCTGGGTCGCCACCATCCCTCTTGGACTGCTTGGGAGGCTGGGCCAGTTAAACTTCTTCCTGCTCGTAATCGTTATCGTCGCCGGCCTACTGTTCCTGGCCCTTCTTTTCGGGAAGAAAATGATTAACCGCAGAATCGTGTCGACCTATAATTACAAGGCCGCCCTGCGGGCACGGAGACTGGCTTGGCTGCTGTGGGGGTTATATATCCTTCTTATGACGCTGAATACGACGGCGCTTGAATTTGGTAGCAACCTGTGGTTTTCAAGGCCGGTCTCGATCTCCGGTCCATATCAATTCGCCGTTCTAGGCATTCGATATGCACTGCCCTTTATCTCCATCGTCATACCGCTGCTCATTCATGCTTCCTTGAAGCTGGTTCACAAATATGAAGCAGGTGATCTGCAATGA
- a CDS encoding DUF4825 domain-containing protein: MKSRNIAIIALLAVGMILAGYVHGVAIPKMEQEERDFIASQQNPLTHDIEHVMPYKNKYMGNAGNLGNLFHNLPLNSASFTFQLYPDELTAEIHYQTMNAGISEAFRTQAFIYNATAAFALIDNLEVIRFYAEEAVYTVARSHVEQWYGAPPAALLPKEVWEKEVQLKLNDKAYVSDCAKTLLQRDTIAG; encoded by the coding sequence ATGAAATCGAGGAATATAGCCATCATCGCGCTTCTGGCAGTTGGGATGATCTTGGCTGGATACGTTCATGGCGTTGCCATTCCTAAGATGGAGCAAGAGGAACGGGACTTTATTGCCAGCCAGCAGAATCCTCTAACACATGATATCGAGCATGTCATGCCGTACAAGAACAAATATATGGGCAACGCCGGCAACTTGGGGAACCTGTTTCATAACCTGCCTTTGAATAGCGCCAGCTTCACCTTCCAGCTCTATCCGGACGAACTAACGGCAGAAATTCATTATCAGACCATGAATGCGGGCATAAGCGAGGCGTTTCGGACCCAAGCTTTTATCTACAATGCAACAGCTGCATTCGCCTTGATCGACAACCTCGAGGTCATCCGCTTCTATGCGGAAGAGGCCGTCTATACGGTTGCGCGCAGTCACGTGGAGCAATGGTATGGCGCTCCACCCGCAGCCTTGCTGCCGAAGGAGGTTTGGGAGAAAGAGGTACAGCTCAAGCTGAACGACAAAGCCTATGTCAGCGACTGTGCGAAAACGCTGCTGCAGCGAGATACAATCGCAGGTTAG
- the metG gene encoding methionine--tRNA ligase: MAAVFIGGAWPYANGSLHLGRVASLLPGDVLARYFRAKGEKVLYVSGSDCHGTPVAVQAIQEGVAPGDIADRYHAEFTECFRQLGFSYDLYTRTDRSDHHQVVQELFLKLLENGYLYRKTILQTYCETDQRFLPDRYVEGKCPVCGNRARGDQCDYCSTLLDPLDLSEKICKLCGNAPVERPTEHYYLALSRFQPELTEYVRQAEGWRDNAVQLTERYLEEGLPDRAATRDLSWGVDVPVEGFEDKRIYVWIEAVSGYLSASKQWAAETGGDWESFWRDGGDPIIAYYVHGKDNIPFHTLVWPALLLGAGGLHLPDRIIACEYMTLEGKKFSTSRNWAVWVPDLISRYQPDSIRYFLIANGPEKRDADFSWREFIYSHNGELLGAFGNFVNRTLSFIEKSFGGYVPEGELGEEWRRSIEDLYRASGVLIEEGRLKEAIELIFAYIRGANKYVDEQKPWARIKENREACGQTLHTCMQIIANLARLLHPFIPFSCEKIRGFLHLEPPAWRFTAVPANRQIRNLTLLFERIDVSRIEEEARLLEKRQM; this comes from the coding sequence ATGGCAGCTGTATTTATCGGCGGGGCATGGCCTTATGCGAATGGCTCCCTGCATCTGGGACGAGTGGCCAGCTTATTGCCTGGGGACGTGCTGGCCCGTTATTTTCGCGCGAAGGGGGAGAAGGTATTATATGTGTCGGGAAGCGATTGTCATGGGACGCCGGTCGCCGTTCAAGCCATTCAGGAGGGCGTCGCCCCAGGCGATATTGCGGACCGGTACCATGCGGAGTTTACGGAGTGCTTCCGGCAGCTGGGTTTCTCGTATGATCTGTATACGCGTACGGACCGGTCCGATCATCACCAAGTCGTCCAAGAGCTGTTCTTGAAGCTGCTGGAGAACGGCTATTTATACAGGAAGACGATCCTGCAGACCTATTGCGAGACGGATCAGCGATTCCTGCCCGACCGCTATGTGGAGGGAAAGTGTCCGGTTTGCGGGAACCGCGCCCGGGGCGATCAATGCGATTACTGTTCCACCCTGCTCGATCCCTTGGATTTATCCGAGAAGATATGCAAGCTATGCGGGAACGCGCCTGTAGAGCGGCCGACGGAGCATTATTATCTTGCCCTCTCCCGGTTCCAGCCGGAGTTAACGGAGTACGTCCGCCAGGCGGAGGGTTGGCGCGACAACGCGGTACAACTGACAGAGCGGTATCTGGAAGAAGGCCTTCCGGACCGTGCCGCAACGAGAGACTTGTCCTGGGGCGTCGACGTTCCGGTCGAAGGGTTCGAGGATAAGAGAATCTACGTCTGGATCGAAGCCGTCAGCGGCTACTTGTCGGCCAGCAAGCAGTGGGCGGCCGAGACAGGCGGCGACTGGGAATCCTTCTGGCGGGATGGAGGCGACCCGATTATCGCTTATTATGTGCACGGCAAGGACAATATCCCGTTCCATACGCTGGTGTGGCCGGCCTTGCTGCTGGGCGCAGGGGGACTTCATCTGCCGGATCGGATCATTGCCTGTGAATATATGACCCTGGAAGGGAAGAAGTTCTCGACCAGCCGCAACTGGGCGGTATGGGTGCCGGATCTGATCAGCCGCTACCAGCCCGACTCCATCCGGTATTTTCTTATCGCGAACGGCCCTGAGAAGCGGGATGCCGACTTTTCATGGCGTGAGTTCATCTACAGCCATAACGGGGAGCTGCTGGGCGCTTTCGGCAATTTCGTGAATCGCACGCTGTCCTTCATTGAGAAGTCCTTCGGGGGATATGTTCCGGAAGGGGAGCTTGGCGAGGAATGGCGGCGTTCAATCGAGGATTTATATCGGGCGTCCGGGGTTTTAATCGAAGAAGGGCGTCTGAAGGAAGCGATCGAGCTGATCTTTGCTTACATTCGAGGGGCTAACAAATATGTAGATGAACAGAAACCATGGGCACGAATCAAGGAAAATCGGGAGGCCTGCGGACAGACCCTCCATACCTGCATGCAAATCATCGCCAATCTGGCCCGGCTGCTGCACCCGTTCATTCCCTTCTCCTGCGAGAAAATAAGAGGGTTCCTCCATCTTGAGCCGCCGGCCTGGCGCTTCACTGCCGTTCCGGCCAATCGGCAAATCCGGAACCTGACGCTGCTGTTCGAACGAATCGATGTGAGCCGGATTGAGGAGGAAGCCCGTCTGCTGGAGAAGCGGCAAATGTAA
- a CDS encoding nucleotide excision repair endonuclease — protein MINITIPTPDVSIEKQKDPVLSNIYGFTDFHLISRDKGGIFMFYNAAGELLFVGKARKLRPRIKKHFEDTVSVIKDHRNEVSKIDVCIVEDPVEREIYETYIVNKLKAKYNVDKVLFR, from the coding sequence GTGATTAACATTACTATTCCGACGCCGGATGTCAGCATTGAGAAACAGAAGGATCCCGTACTGAGCAATATCTACGGCTTTACGGATTTCCACCTGATATCCAGAGATAAGGGCGGCATCTTTATGTTCTACAATGCGGCCGGCGAGCTGCTGTTCGTGGGCAAGGCCAGGAAGCTGAGGCCCCGGATCAAAAAGCATTTTGAAGATACCGTATCGGTCATCAAGGATCATCGGAACGAAGTCAGCAAAATTGATGTGTGCATCGTAGAAGATCCCGTCGAGCGGGAAATTTACGAGACCTATATCGTGAATAAGCTGAAGGCCAAATACAACGTGGACAAAGTGTTGTTCCGATAA
- a CDS encoding aldo/keto reductase, protein MKYRYLGGSGLEVSALGLGTNAFGKRADQDTSIKIIHYALDNGINFVDTANIYAGSESERIIGQALAGRRHEVVLATKAGLPKGQGPNARGSSRAHLQQELEDSLRRLNTDYIDLYQIHTFDPKTPLDETLRTLDDMVSSGKVRYIGASNYAAWEFMKALGISERKGFAGYVSMQVSYSLADRTPEQELVPLCIDQGVGIIPYFPLAGGILSGKYGRAAEAPEGSRAETDPSFNRFINDRTLELGRSVSKLAAECGCTPSALSLAWLMNRPAVSTVIGGATRIAQMEDNLQSVHLQLDSEVIGELDRISDSFRYGKPFAFYRLS, encoded by the coding sequence ATGAAATATCGCTATCTTGGCGGAAGCGGGCTTGAAGTCTCGGCATTAGGGTTGGGTACGAATGCATTCGGTAAACGAGCCGATCAAGACACGTCCATTAAGATTATACATTACGCCCTGGACAATGGAATTAACTTTGTGGATACAGCCAATATTTATGCCGGATCGGAATCGGAGCGGATCATTGGACAAGCCTTGGCCGGGAGGCGGCACGAGGTTGTGTTGGCGACCAAGGCTGGATTGCCGAAAGGGCAGGGGCCGAATGCGAGAGGCTCATCCCGCGCTCATCTCCAGCAGGAGCTGGAAGACAGCCTCCGTCGGCTGAACACCGATTATATTGATCTGTACCAGATCCATACCTTCGACCCGAAGACGCCGCTGGATGAAACCTTGCGCACGCTGGATGACATGGTAAGCTCAGGGAAGGTCCGGTATATTGGCGCGTCTAATTATGCCGCGTGGGAGTTCATGAAGGCGCTGGGGATTAGTGAGCGAAAGGGCTTCGCCGGGTATGTGTCGATGCAAGTCAGTTACTCGCTCGCAGACCGTACGCCTGAACAGGAGCTTGTTCCCTTGTGTATCGATCAGGGCGTCGGAATTATTCCGTACTTTCCGCTGGCCGGCGGCATTCTAAGCGGAAAGTATGGCCGAGCAGCCGAGGCACCCGAAGGCTCTAGAGCCGAAACGGACCCGAGCTTCAATCGGTTTATTAATGACCGGACGTTAGAGCTGGGACGGAGTGTGAGCAAGCTGGCTGCGGAGTGCGGCTGTACACCCAGTGCATTATCGCTTGCTTGGTTGATGAACCGTCCTGCGGTCTCGACCGTGATCGGCGGCGCTACGCGCATCGCTCAGATGGAGGATAACTTGCAGAGCGTGCACCTTCAGCTCGATTCGGAAGTCATCGGGGAGCTGGATCGAATAAGCGATTCCTTTCGATATGGGAAGCCCTTTGCATTCTACCGGCTGTCTTAA